TGGTGGTAGCGACACTTACAATATGACTTTGCTGACTTTACAAGCTTTAGCCAAAAAACATGCTGCGGTGGTTATTCCTATAATCGTGATCACAGGTGCGGCTTATACAAAACTAAATGAGCTGAATGAATTTTTATCCACTAGCGATTTAAATATTACTCACCTACATGATTGTCAAAATATGGCCTCAGTATTAGCGAATTCAAGACTCGCAGTGTCGGCGGCAGGTGGCAGTCAATTTGAGTTATTAGCCTGTGCCACGCCTGCTATTTTATTGGTAGTGGCAGACAATCAAAAGCTGGCTAGCCAACAAGTGGTAAAGCAAGGTTGGTGTCAGGTACTAATTAATCAACAAACCACAGCTGAGCAATTAGTGAATCATTGTTTAGCCTTGTGGCAACAACCCAAGTTGTTAGAGTCTATGCATCAAAAAGCCTTACAACAGCCGGTGAAAGATGGGGCTCAAGCTATCGTTTGTTTGATGACTAGATTATCTCATTTAGAGAAAAACAGATGATAAAAACAGGCCTACCCAGTCATGAATTTAAACCACTAACAGAACAAGAGCTAAAGTTGGTTTGGCAATGGCGTAATAGCCCCCGAATTCAGCAAAATATGCACAATAACCAAATGGTTAAATGGCAAGCTCATTGCAACTGGTTTAAAGGTTTACAAAAAGATAGCAGTCGTCAGTTTTATATTTTGTGGCAGAATCAAAGGCCTATAGGCGTGCTGAATTTTTCAGGGGTAGACACAGCAACCCCCGAGTGGGGCTGTTATTTAGGTGAAACTAACGTATGGCCTGGCAGTGGTATTGTTTTAGAACTCGCCGCTTTAGATTATATCGCCAGCCATAAACAATATACCCATTTACTGGCGCAAGTATTGTCCTTTAATACAGCGGCTAATAAAATGCATAAAATTTTTGAATATAAACAAGTTAGCCAACAGGCAGGGGCTGAGCGTGATGGGCAAAAATTTGATATATTATTTTATCGTTACGAACTTAAACAATGGCTGGTAAAGCGTGAGACTATTCTCACTAAGTTACCTAAAAATATTCGTTTGCTGGCCGCACACATACAATTTTTACAGTAGGGATCATCTTGAATTTAGAACAACAAATAAAAGAAACAATGCAACAGGTAGCTGAATTAGGGGATTGTCAGCTAATTGAACCTATTGAAGGTAATACCTTGTTGTTGGAATGTGGTTTAGATTCCTTAGGATATGCCATGTTAGTGGCTCAACTTGAAGAAGATTTAGGTTACGACCCATTTACTGAATTAGCCATTGAAACCTATCCCAGTACTTTTTCTGAGTTTTTAGCTATTTATCAACAATGTGCCAGTAAAAGATAGTTTATATGGCAAACTTGATGGCTCAATTAGCGATAGAGTCGGCCAAAGGACAAACTTTTTGGGCCGATAAGCAGGTGTCGGTAGCTGATTTAGTGGCTAAAGCTCAGCAAGTTAGATTAGAACAGCCACAACTTTGTGGGCAAAAAGTGCTGTTAACTTATCGTCAGCTAGAAGAATTTTTAGTGGGTTTAATTGCCTTTGATGGTTGGTGTACTGAAATGTATTTATGCCCGCCAGATGTAACAAGCCGCCCTGAAGATGGTGTGCAAGGCTGGTCTTTCAATGAATTAACAGCAGACCAGATAACAACAAGTGCCCAGCAAAATAATGTCGATATAGAAAGCCAACAAACTCTTTGGTATATAGCTACATCAGGCACCACAGGTGAGCCTAAATGGTTTGCACATACTTTCAATTCTTTAACCGCACAGACTAAACACAGTACAAATTTGCAGACATTATGTTGGGCTTTAATGTATCAATGCTTTCGTTTTGCTGGCTTACAAGTGGTATTACAAGCTCTGCTCAGTGGTGCAGATTTAGTGGATGTCACAGCTTACGAGCCTTTAAGTCAGTTAGCATTAATGCAAAAAAACAAGGTTACTGCTGTATCGGCTACACCTAGTTTATGGCGACAACTCTTGATGACTAAGCAATTATCACAACTGAGTTTAAGTCATATCACCTTAGGCGGTGAAATTGTTGACCAAAGCTTGTTAGAGCAGCTGACTCGCCTATTTCCTCAGGCACGCATTCGTCATATTTATGCCTCTACCGAAGCAGGCGTGGGCTTTGTGGTAAGTGATGGTAAGGCTGGATTTCCGCTAAGTTGGCTGAATAATAGCGATTTATCTGTGGCGCTAAAAATATCTGATGAACAACATTTACTTGTGAAACCCAAAGAGCAGAGTTCAACTCTATCGACTATTAAGGTGGATGAACAAGGTTTTATGGATACACAAGATAGAGTGGAAGTGATTAATGACCGAGTGCTATTTTTAGGCCGAGCAACCGGCACCATTAATGTGGGTGGCAATAAAGTGCATCCAGAAAAAGTGGAACAAGTATTGTTGAGCTGTGAAGGCATTAGCCAAGCTCGAGTGTATGCTAAAAAAAGTCCGTTAATGGGCGAGTTAGTGGTGGCAGATATTGTGTTATTTGATAACTCAGATATGGCTAGGCTAGATGCTGTTAGTATTAAAAGGCAGGTGATTAATGATTGCAAAAATCAATTGCAACGTTTTGAAATTCCTACCAAAATCACTGTGGTTGAGATTATAGATCATAACTTAAGTGGTAAACTTAATCGAAAGTAAAACAGGAAGTAAAAGCATGACTGATTATGTGATAGTCACAGGTGCAAGCAAAGGCTTGGGCTTAGCGATTTGTAAACAAGCCTTAACTGCTGGTTATGCTGTGGTGGCTATCGCCAGAACTTTCACTGATGAGTTACAAAGCCTGACCGAATCGACGCCAGAGCAGTGTCATTATATACAAGCCGACTTGGCTGATTTAGATTATATCCCCGTACTTTGCCGACAAATTATCCAACAATTCGGTAGACCTTATGGCTTAGTTAATAATGCCGCTGTAGGGCACGACGGCGTTTTAGCGACTATGCCAAATAACGAAATAGACAATGTGATGCGTTTAAATGTGCAATCGCCTATGTTATTGAGCAAGTATTTATTGCGCTCTATGTTACTTAATCGAACCGGGCGAATTATCAATATTTCATCGATTATTGCTAAAACGGGATTTAACGGGTTAAGTGTTTATGCCGCGAGTAAAGCGGCTCTTGAAGGGTTTACTAAGTCGTTAGCCAGAGAAGTAGGCAAAGCCGGTATTACAGTCAATTGTGTGGCCCCCGGTTATATGCAAACTGATATGACAGATAGCCTACAAGGTGACAAACTGGCGACCATTAAACGCCGTAGTCCTTTGGGGAAATTAGCCACAGTAGAAGATGCCGCTGCCATGGTAGTCTTTTTGTTGAGTGATAAAGCATCGTCAATTACCGGTACAGTGATGACAGTCGATGCCGGAAGCACTGCTTAGGTCGCTTGTTAGATTAAAGTCAAAACAGTACTAGCCGATAATTAATTATGCTTAAAGCTAGAGCCGCCTTATCTTAAAAGGAAGAACATATGCAGAGTACGCTTAATCGAGGGACAAAAGTTGTAATATTTGGCGCAAGTTTGTCTGGTCGTTCTGCATTGTCTGCTATATCTGAACACTATGATGTTTTGGCATTTGTTGATAATGATAGTAAAAAATATGGCACTAACATTTCCAGTATCCCCATTATTTCTCCTACAGATATCGCAGGGCTGAAGCCCGATAAAATTTTGATTGCTAGTGAGTTTTTTGAACAAATACAAAGCCAGTTAAAACAGTTAGTTCCGCATATAGAGGTTGAAGTATTACCCGCACGACAGATTAAACCGATACAGCTTAAAAACTCTCATAGGCAGGGGCAAACCGCAGTAGACTTGTTATTAATGCTATCTGAAAATTTAAAAACACATGAGGTGCCTCATTATATTGATGCCGGTACTTTACTGGGGGTGTATAGAGACAATGCACTTATCCCGTGGGATGACGACCTAGATTTTTCCATTGATGCAAATTATTTGGATATCAGTATAAAGGTGATTGAACAACAATTACCCAAATTGCTTGCATTAACTGGCGTGACTTGGACTTTAAACAAATATGTCAATCAGCAAGCTTTTGGAGCTGTGTCGATCGGTGCTATTCGTGCCCTTAAATTATTGCCTGATGATGACTCTGGGGCTTTTCCTGGCATCGACTTTTTTGTTAAATATATCCAGGGAGAATATATGGACTATTGTTTAGCTTCCCGCGGTTTTCGGATGCCAGCTAAACATTTTAGTGATCTTCAAAGCCATTCATTTTCTGGTGGTACAGTCTCTTTACCTAGCAATGTTGCAGCGTATTTACAAAGTCACTATGGTGAATGGCAAGTCCCGCAAAAAGATTGGTCATTAAGTGACGTTAAATCTGCAACTGTATTTACCGCTGAGAGTTAAATGAAAACAATTATTACCTATGGCACTTTTGATTTGTTACACATTGGTCATGTGAATATGTTGGAACGCTTGGCTGAGCTTGGAGATAAATTAATTGTCGGTGTTTCTACCGATGAGTTTAACCTTCTTAAGGGTAAACAATGTATTTATGGTTATGCAGAAAGGGCAAAAATAGTGGGGGCGCTAGGCTGTGTTGACCAAGTGATAGCAGAAGATAACTGGGCTCAAAAAGTGTCTGATATTGAGAAGTATCAAGTTGACATTTTTGGCATAGGGTCTGATTGGCAAGGTAAATTTGATGAATTAAAGTCATATTGCGAAGTGGTGTATTTACCTAGAACACCAAGCATTTCAACTACAGATTTGAAAAAAGCCCTTTCTAAAATTGATAGTGCCGCAATTCAACAAATCAAAAGTGGGTTAGATAGTGTGTTAGATATTGTAAAGGCGTTGGAGTAATTTAACCATGAGTCGTTTTTCCTCTCGGAAAATTATTACTAATAACTCCCCAAATGATTTTCCTATCGACTTTGTCATTTTATGGGTTGATGGCAGTGATCCAGAGCATGAACGTAAAAGGTCTAAATATTTGGCCGATTTTCAGCTTGAGTCAGCAGAAAATGCCGAGCAATCGACAGATTTAAAACGTTTTATTCAACATGATGAATTAGTGTATTGTTTACGTTCAATTAAGCAGCATGCTCCCTGGTATAGGAAAATTTATCTAATCACAGATAATCAAATCCCTGAGTTTTTAGATGAAAATAGATTAGGTTTGGATCGTATTGAAATAGTGGATCATAAAGAGTTATTTCAGGGGAAAGAAGAGTTTTTACCTACCTTTAATACTCGCAGTTTAACCACAATGATGCACCATATTAAAGGTTTAAGTGAACATTTTATATATGGGAATGATGATTTTATGCTAGGTAGTTCAGTGACTAAAAGTTTCTTTTACGAAGTAGAACGACCAATTATTTATGCTGATTGGGCAAGCTTTGAAGACGAAGATACTTTGACTTTACATCTTCAAGGTATGATTAATGGTGCGCAATTAGTGGGAGGTGATAAAAAACGATTTCTTATATCGAGTCATGGATTTATCCCTTTAAAAAAGTCGATCATGAATGATTTAGCTGAAACTTATAGTCAAGAATTTAGTAAAAATATTAGATATAAATTTAGACATGAATCGCAGTTTTTGCCTGAATCATTGTTTAATCATTATACAATCAAAAGTGGTGATGGAATTTTAAAGAGTACTGAGCTTATGGTGCACTTTAGTTTCGAGCTTTGTCGTACCGGTTCGTCAGAAAAAATTGAATTTTTATTAGGACTTATCGAACAAGGTAAGCGAAAAATGTTTTGTTTGAATGAATTCCAATCTTTGTATGTGAGATTCCCACAAATAAAAGAATATCTGACGCGAATTTGTGGTTCTGCTTTGTTGAGTGAAGTCCAGAGCGAATTAGAGAGCCGCTATGTCTAAAGTTAAAATGCTGGCGTTTTCACAATCCTTAGAGCTGAGTAAGGCCCATCCTTATTTTTACACTGGTATGGTTGAACCCAATTATTCTGCTTTTACAGAGCAGTTTTCGCTTACAGTTGAGGATGATTTTGATGACCCAGTGGCAAGTATTCATCGAGTACAGCCTGATATTATTATGCTTGATCCTGGTCCTTCTGTGCAGCGCTCCACTCTTCCTGATGCTCAGATTTTAAAAGCCGCCGCTGCGCATAGGCCTATTATTATTTATAGTACTTTGGACGCTCATTATCATAGTCATCATGCGTTGGTTAAATATTTTGAACAATTACAACCAGAGGCTATTTTTAGTCATGACTTTTACCATGATTATTTTCCTGCTAATTGGCGTAATCGACAGGTTTGTGTGCCTAATAGTTATAATCATAAGCTATTTCGTAATCTTGGGATCAAGAAGGATATTGTCTGTGGGTTTTATGGTGCTGGCTTTTTCGGTTCAGGTAGTTATCCATGGCGACAACGTGTGGCAGCTAAAGTCGTTCCGGAATTTCCATCGCATATTTTGCCTAGACCAACAGGTTTACGAGATCATGGAATAACTGGCGAGCCTTTTGTAAAAATAATGAATCGAACCCAGTTTATTTTTGGTTGCACTAGTTTAAAAGATATTCCAGTGAAAAAAATCTTCGAAATACCAGCTTGTGGTGCAATGTTAATGACAAACGAGTCACCTGTTTTAAAAAGTATGGGATTTAAAGATAGAGTGAATTGTTGTTTTGTTGATACCAATAATGTACTTCAAACCATTAGGTATTATCTAGATAATCCAGATGAATATGAAAAGGTGGTAGCTGCTGGACAATTACTAGTTGAAACCCAGAACCGCTCTTATCACAGGCAACATATTTTAAATTGGTGGAATGCGTATCGAACTAAAAAAGCAGAAACAATGGTTGTCCAACAAAATTTGATGGGAGAGTTTGCGGAAATTTCAATTACGCATGATAACACTCATGTTGTGGTGCCAAAAAGTTCAATGACTGTGTCGTTACAGAAAGCCAGAAAGTCATGGTTGGCAGATGATTATCAATCATCTGCGGATGCATATTTAGCTGTAGTGGCAACTTATCCCCTAATGACTGAAGCTGTAATTGGAGCGGTTGGTTCTTTACTTATTCAAAATCAATTATCAGAAGCTGAAACACACATTAGAAAATATTTTGCGGTATTGGATAAGCCTGGAAAATATGTTGAGTTTAGTAAACAGTTAGTGCTTTATGCTGCGTTATTAAAAATAAGATTGGGCGACAATGATGCCGCAGAGCAATTATTGGAAAAACATGGTTTATCGATATTAATACAATATATTAAACAGCCTGTAGATATGTTGGCTGCCATTCTGGCGTTACCTGATGTAGATGACTTTGCTTATTCTCTCACAGCCATACCAGTTGAAAATCGTGAGCTACATTTTCGAAAGGTAATGTGTTTGAAGCTTACTTATTGATTCGCCTTTCCTTAATGCTGATATAGAATTTTTTTGTTTTATGATTTGCAAAAGAAAGTGAGTGTATAAAACATGTTAATGAGAGTTAACCTTAGTAAACTGAGATGAATCTTAGGGGGTAAGGAAAAAGTTATACATAAATTCTAATTACTGGATCAATAAAATAATGAACCAGACTTATAGAGTTAATTACATTAGTTTTATTCAATGTTTATTATTTTCATTGTTCTTTCCTAACTATTTAGAAGTAAAATGAAGCTTCTTGTTGGTATGCTTTATTGTTAAATATGATCGGTTTGAAAATGATATAAATTACCAATAAAGGCTTTATATGAATGAAATGATTAGAACGTTTAATATGGCAACAATGCCCAATAGGTTTAATACATGTATTAAAACTATTGAATCTATATATGATCAAGCAGATATAATTAGGTTATATTTAAATAATTTTGATTCAGTTCCGGAGGAATATATAGATCCTAAAATAATAACTCACCAAGGCAAGGATTTGAAATCTACAGGTAAGTTATTTTGGGCTACAAATGTTAATGAGTATTATTTCTGCGTTGATGATGATCTATATTACCCCCCATCATATGCTGACGATATGAT
The sequence above is a segment of the Paraglaciecola sp. L3A3 genome. Coding sequences within it:
- the pseH gene encoding UDP-4-amino-4,6-dideoxy-N-acetyl-beta-L-altrosamine N-acetyltransferase, yielding MIKTGLPSHEFKPLTEQELKLVWQWRNSPRIQQNMHNNQMVKWQAHCNWFKGLQKDSSRQFYILWQNQRPIGVLNFSGVDTATPEWGCYLGETNVWPGSGIVLELAALDYIASHKQYTHLLAQVLSFNTAANKMHKIFEYKQVSQQAGAERDGQKFDILFYRYELKQWLVKRETILTKLPKNIRLLAAHIQFLQ
- a CDS encoding acyl carrier protein — encoded protein: MNLEQQIKETMQQVAELGDCQLIEPIEGNTLLLECGLDSLGYAMLVAQLEEDLGYDPFTELAIETYPSTFSEFLAIYQQCASKR
- a CDS encoding class I adenylate-forming enzyme family protein, which encodes MANLMAQLAIESAKGQTFWADKQVSVADLVAKAQQVRLEQPQLCGQKVLLTYRQLEEFLVGLIAFDGWCTEMYLCPPDVTSRPEDGVQGWSFNELTADQITTSAQQNNVDIESQQTLWYIATSGTTGEPKWFAHTFNSLTAQTKHSTNLQTLCWALMYQCFRFAGLQVVLQALLSGADLVDVTAYEPLSQLALMQKNKVTAVSATPSLWRQLLMTKQLSQLSLSHITLGGEIVDQSLLEQLTRLFPQARIRHIYASTEAGVGFVVSDGKAGFPLSWLNNSDLSVALKISDEQHLLVKPKEQSSTLSTIKVDEQGFMDTQDRVEVINDRVLFLGRATGTINVGGNKVHPEKVEQVLLSCEGISQARVYAKKSPLMGELVVADIVLFDNSDMARLDAVSIKRQVINDCKNQLQRFEIPTKITVVEIIDHNLSGKLNRK
- a CDS encoding SDR family NAD(P)-dependent oxidoreductase, which encodes MTDYVIVTGASKGLGLAICKQALTAGYAVVAIARTFTDELQSLTESTPEQCHYIQADLADLDYIPVLCRQIIQQFGRPYGLVNNAAVGHDGVLATMPNNEIDNVMRLNVQSPMLLSKYLLRSMLLNRTGRIINISSIIAKTGFNGLSVYAASKAALEGFTKSLAREVGKAGITVNCVAPGYMQTDMTDSLQGDKLATIKRRSPLGKLATVEDAAAMVVFLLSDKASSITGTVMTVDAGSTA
- a CDS encoding LicD family protein; this encodes MQSTLNRGTKVVIFGASLSGRSALSAISEHYDVLAFVDNDSKKYGTNISSIPIISPTDIAGLKPDKILIASEFFEQIQSQLKQLVPHIEVEVLPARQIKPIQLKNSHRQGQTAVDLLLMLSENLKTHEVPHYIDAGTLLGVYRDNALIPWDDDLDFSIDANYLDISIKVIEQQLPKLLALTGVTWTLNKYVNQQAFGAVSIGAIRALKLLPDDDSGAFPGIDFFVKYIQGEYMDYCLASRGFRMPAKHFSDLQSHSFSGGTVSLPSNVAAYLQSHYGEWQVPQKDWSLSDVKSATVFTAES
- a CDS encoding adenylyltransferase/cytidyltransferase family protein, with product MKTIITYGTFDLLHIGHVNMLERLAELGDKLIVGVSTDEFNLLKGKQCIYGYAERAKIVGALGCVDQVIAEDNWAQKVSDIEKYQVDIFGIGSDWQGKFDELKSYCEVVYLPRTPSISTTDLKKALSKIDSAAIQQIKSGLDSVLDIVKALE
- a CDS encoding stealth family protein; the encoded protein is MSRFSSRKIITNNSPNDFPIDFVILWVDGSDPEHERKRSKYLADFQLESAENAEQSTDLKRFIQHDELVYCLRSIKQHAPWYRKIYLITDNQIPEFLDENRLGLDRIEIVDHKELFQGKEEFLPTFNTRSLTTMMHHIKGLSEHFIYGNDDFMLGSSVTKSFFYEVERPIIYADWASFEDEDTLTLHLQGMINGAQLVGGDKKRFLISSHGFIPLKKSIMNDLAETYSQEFSKNIRYKFRHESQFLPESLFNHYTIKSGDGILKSTELMVHFSFELCRTGSSEKIEFLLGLIEQGKRKMFCLNEFQSLYVRFPQIKEYLTRICGSALLSEVQSELESRYV
- a CDS encoding glycosyltransferase, producing the protein MSKVKMLAFSQSLELSKAHPYFYTGMVEPNYSAFTEQFSLTVEDDFDDPVASIHRVQPDIIMLDPGPSVQRSTLPDAQILKAAAAHRPIIIYSTLDAHYHSHHALVKYFEQLQPEAIFSHDFYHDYFPANWRNRQVCVPNSYNHKLFRNLGIKKDIVCGFYGAGFFGSGSYPWRQRVAAKVVPEFPSHILPRPTGLRDHGITGEPFVKIMNRTQFIFGCTSLKDIPVKKIFEIPACGAMLMTNESPVLKSMGFKDRVNCCFVDTNNVLQTIRYYLDNPDEYEKVVAAGQLLVETQNRSYHRQHILNWWNAYRTKKAETMVVQQNLMGEFAEISITHDNTHVVVPKSSMTVSLQKARKSWLADDYQSSADAYLAVVATYPLMTEAVIGAVGSLLIQNQLSEAETHIRKYFAVLDKPGKYVEFSKQLVLYAALLKIRLGDNDAAEQLLEKHGLSILIQYIKQPVDMLAAILALPDVDDFAYSLTAIPVENRELHFRKVMCLKLTY